One segment of Pseudomonadota bacterium DNA contains the following:
- a CDS encoding VRR-NUC domain-containing protein gives MEKIGGKGKNTVCPTEHVEQSRVVSWCRAQYGPKSIFAIPNTGKMSYGAVNHFRTEGRSSGVPDLFIPGRHGIFLGLFIEMKRERGGVTSQEQAEWIEALKLAGYYACVCRGFDEAVRVISEYKKVGL, from the coding sequence GTGGAAAAGATCGGCGGGAAAGGCAAGAATACGGTTTGCCCAACGGAACACGTCGAGCAATCCCGAGTTGTCTCGTGGTGCCGAGCGCAGTACGGACCCAAGTCCATTTTCGCCATTCCTAACACCGGGAAAATGTCCTACGGAGCGGTTAACCATTTCAGGACCGAGGGACGGTCCAGCGGAGTTCCCGACCTGTTTATACCTGGTCGGCACGGAATTTTCCTGGGGCTGTTTATTGAGATGAAGCGAGAGCGCGGGGGAGTTACGTCGCAGGAACAGGCCGAATGGATCGAGGCGTTGAAGCTGGCTGGGTATTACGCCTGCGTTTGCAGAGGATTCGATGAGGCGGTGCGAGTTATTTCAGAGTACAAAAAGGTCGGTCTATGA
- a CDS encoding site-specific DNA-methyltransferase yields MKVLDQFESKRFVIYQADCMDVVKGLPDASIHYTIFSPPFASLYTYSASARDMGNCKDMGEFSEHFRHLVPELYRVTKPGRLLSFHCMLLPTSKQNDGFIGLRDFRGELIRQFVDAGFIHHSEVVIWKDPVTAMQRTKALGLLHKTIRKDSSMSRQGIPDYLITMRKPGDNTERISHTPEEFPVSLWQQYASPIWSDINPSDTLQYRSARENEDEKHICPLQLQVIRRALKLWTNPGDTVLSPFAGIGSEGYVALQEGRKFVGVELKKSYYEQAKRNLEQVEDPAQMEIE; encoded by the coding sequence ATGAAAGTCTTGGATCAATTCGAATCAAAGAGGTTTGTAATATATCAAGCGGATTGCATGGACGTAGTAAAAGGACTTCCTGACGCGAGTATCCATTATACGATTTTCAGCCCTCCATTCGCGTCCCTTTACACCTACAGCGCAAGCGCCAGGGACATGGGTAATTGCAAAGACATGGGTGAGTTTTCGGAGCACTTCCGGCATTTGGTACCGGAGCTTTACCGAGTGACAAAGCCCGGAAGGCTTTTGTCTTTCCACTGTATGTTGCTCCCAACCTCAAAGCAGAACGATGGGTTTATAGGGTTGCGAGACTTCCGGGGAGAACTAATCCGTCAGTTTGTGGATGCTGGATTCATCCACCATTCCGAGGTAGTCATCTGGAAAGATCCAGTTACGGCAATGCAGAGAACAAAGGCGCTTGGTTTATTGCACAAGACCATTCGCAAGGATTCAAGCATGAGCCGACAAGGCATACCGGACTATCTCATCACGATGAGAAAACCGGGAGATAACACGGAGCGGATTTCCCACACTCCCGAAGAATTTCCCGTGTCGCTTTGGCAACAATACGCCTCTCCGATCTGGAGCGACATTAACCCGTCGGATACTTTGCAGTATCGGAGCGCTCGGGAGAATGAAGACGAAAAACACATCTGCCCGTTACAACTTCAAGTCATTCGGAGGGCGTTGAAACTATGGACGAATCCGGGAGATACAGTCCTTAGCCCGTTCGCCGGGATCGGTTCAGAGGGTTACGTCGCATTGCAGGAAGGGCGAAAATTTGTAGGCGTAGAATTAAAGAAATCGTACTACGAACAAGCAAAGCGAAACCTGGAACAAGTTGAAGACCCCGCGCAAATGGAGATCGAATGA
- a CDS encoding DNA cytosine methyltransferase yields the protein MNNSAGGPAVKFATFCSGIGAPEKAWKGLGWEQVFSSEIEPFPCAVMKHHYPGVPNHGDMNNFKEWGYGPGSVDLLCGGTPCQSFSVAGLRKGLDDPRGNLALVYLAAIDRMRPSWVVWENVPGVLSVDGGRAFGAFLGGLAQLGYGWAYRVLDAQYFGVPQRRRRVFVVGHLGDVGRPAHKGQIQNRRGFFNLPAAVLFERHSLSGNPPPSRAPGQGATHDTAPCIGASGRGFERAGETRGQDPVVAFDAAQITSKTNRSKAEPGIPAGTMSKGSSLHVAFDMRNGIERETTQTLQSHHHGVSANTVPHVAMTLNAHPSKRYDAESETMVCHSLKARYDGSEDGTGRGVPLVAPTLRAMPNQGPGRMADDAAAMGMVRRLTPRECERLQGFPDDYTLIPYPRNPAKDGPRYKALGNSMAVPVVEWLGQRIEMVNNWRNV from the coding sequence ATGAATAATTCCGCAGGGGGTCCTGCTGTGAAGTTTGCGACATTTTGCTCCGGCATCGGGGCCCCGGAAAAGGCGTGGAAGGGTTTGGGGTGGGAACAGGTGTTCTCCTCCGAGATTGAGCCGTTCCCGTGCGCGGTGATGAAGCACCACTACCCGGGCGTGCCCAACCACGGGGACATGAACAATTTCAAGGAGTGGGGATATGGACCAGGATCAGTTGACTTGCTTTGCGGAGGAACACCCTGTCAATCCTTCAGCGTTGCAGGACTCCGAAAAGGACTGGATGACCCGCGTGGTAACCTGGCCCTCGTCTATCTTGCGGCTATTGACCGAATGCGCCCCAGTTGGGTGGTCTGGGAGAACGTCCCCGGCGTCCTGTCGGTTGACGGAGGACGGGCTTTTGGAGCCTTCCTCGGAGGGCTGGCACAACTCGGGTATGGGTGGGCCTACCGAGTGCTGGACGCTCAATACTTTGGAGTACCACAGCGGCGCCGTCGTGTGTTCGTTGTCGGACATCTTGGAGACGTGGGACGACCCGCGCACAAGGGCCAGATTCAAAACAGAAGAGGATTTTTTAACCTACCTGCTGCCGTACTTTTTGAGCGCCACAGCCTGTCGGGGAATCCTCCGCCGAGCCGCGCGCCGGGGCAAGGAGCTACCCACGACACTGCGCCGTGCATTGGAGCAAGTGGCCGAGGGTTCGAGCGTGCCGGAGAAACGCGAGGGCAAGACCCGGTAGTGGCGTTTGATGCGGCCCAAATAACCAGCAAAACCAACCGTTCAAAAGCCGAGCCCGGTATTCCGGCCGGAACTATGTCTAAGGGGAGTTCTCTACACGTTGCATTCGACATGCGGAACGGAATTGAGCGCGAAACTACCCAGACCCTTCAATCCCACCACCACGGGGTTTCGGCCAACACCGTGCCGCATGTGGCGATGACGTTGAATGCCCATCCATCCAAAAGATACGACGCCGAATCAGAAACGATGGTGTGCCACAGTCTAAAGGCCCGATACGACGGGAGCGAGGACGGGACGGGGCGCGGAGTGCCGTTGGTGGCCCCCACCCTGCGCGCGATGCCAAACCAAGGGCCCGGGCGAATGGCTGACGATGCGGCGGCGATGGGTATGGTGCGCCGGCTGACGCCGCGCGAGTGCGAGAGACTTCAGGGATTCCCCGACGACTACACGCTGATCCCGTACCCCAGAAATCCAGCCAAGGACGGGCCGCGCTACAAGGCGCTGGGGAACAGCATGGCGGTACCGGTGGTTGAATGGCTGGGGCAGCGCATAGAGATGGTCAACAACTGGAGGAATGTATAA